The genomic interval tccaacaaataaatttgtataattaataatttaattatatagatggtatatataataacatatatgtAATTAAGCTATATATGGACATTCTTCACTCTCCTCATTCTCTTTCCAGCATCAGTAAAAGTATATCTACCATATTCTCCCAGTTTCTCAAACAATGATGCCAGTGTCTCCCAGTTCATGTGAAAATATACTacctttgatttttctttttttactttattgaCTTTAAATCTACATTTAACAATTTGtcttcttaaaaataaaattacatgcttatcaattttttgttttaatttattttacaaataaaaatattttgatttataaatttgcatatttatacAGAAGTTTTGAATATGACAAATGTTAGTcgtaaatccaaaatttaacggcgcagtcaaattaaaaaaaacacaacgaGTACGTCGTAAACTGGTAATAATCATTACTAAAAAGGTAAAATGGTTTTAAGATGCAGCAAGGAGCTAGCCAAGAAACGTATTGCGAAAAGTCAATGCGGGCatgggcccacttgtcagtggGATACACACCGATCTCCCGCCGCGTAAGATCGtggcgtgcatgcatgctcccCACAGTCGCTTCTGTTTTTCTGTAtggttttttcttaatttcttctcttctcttcttctctctcgtAATATTTCCCTACATTTTCTGTGACACGTAGTGGAAGGTGCTCACATGGCTTAAGCTTAAACCCTCAATCGATTTGCTCCTATAAATACACCTCCTCCCCGCCCTCCCCATCGCCCACACTAAACTCAACTACTCGATCCTCTCGTTCATCACATCACCTTgcagcgagcgagcgatcGAGCTGATCACCATCTCACGAATTCGTGCGTGAGCAACTTGTGTGTGTGTCATGgcgatgcagcagcagcagcacaagcAGCAGGAACGGTGCACGAGGGAGAAGGTGCCGGCGGTGGGGAGGGTGGCGATCATCGGCGGCGGGATCAgcgggctggcggcggcgaagcagcTGGCGGGGCACGACCCGGTGGTGTTCGAGGCGACGGCGTCGATCGGCGGGGTGTGGAAGCACTGCGTGTACCGGTCGACGCGGCTGCAGACGCCGCGGCCGGACTACGAGTTCTCCGACATGCCGTGGCGCAACCGCGACGACCCCACGTTCCCGACCCACGGGGAGATCATCGACTACCTCGAGGACTACGCCGACAAGTTCGACCTGTGGCGCTACATCATGCTCGGCGCCAAGGTCGTCGGCGTCAAGTTCCTcggcggccccgccgccggcttcaCCGAGCTCTGGAGCGGCACCGGCGAGCCCCTCCAGGGCAAGCCCATGTGGGAGGTCGGCGTCTCCACCTCCGACTCCGACGACGATGTCCAGGTACCCATAGctagacacacacacacactatgcatgcaagctagctagtctctcgctatggcttgttaATGCAATCCTCACGTAGCTAGCTTTCATGgtgatcgatccatccatggcCGCAGTGGTACAAGTTCGAGTTCGTGGTGATGTGCACGGGGAAGTACGGCGACGTGCCGAGGATGCCGGTGTTCCCGCCGGGGAAGGGGCCGGAGGTGTTCAAGGGGCAGGTGATGCACTCGCTGGACTACTGCAAGCTCAACGAGCAGGAGACCGTCGAGCTGATGCGAGGCAAGAAGGTCGTGGTGGTTGGCTACAAGAAGAGCGCTATTGATCTAGCCCTTGAATGCGCCCAAGCCAaccaaggtaaaaaaaaaatttataaaaaacaaaacttacCCATCATATCTATCCTCTCGTTGAATATTCGTCAGTAAAAATACCAGCATGTACCATGCATATAGGTACAGTTTGTGGTGAAATTCACTCTCATGTGTGCATATATAACTTGAAAGAACGAAAGATAAAACCATGCTTTGCTACTGCAGAAATTCCATAAAAATGTTCTTGGAAACATGCATGTAACTAGCCGTAgctatcatgcatgcatatgcagcaTGAACGTACGCGGAGATTAACAAGTAAATAAccatagaaaaagaaagtaaagaTACATGCCAAGTGCCCAAGTTTCACACATAACTGACTCAAATTTATATAGTAGAATCGTCCAATCATTTGATGAACTTGGGATTGCATATTATATACTTGCATACCGCATCGGCGACAGCAAATTAACCTGTAATGTGATCATAACGAATTGGGGAAGACCGGACCCAATCTCTGATACATACTCTGCTCCAGAAAAGGTCACTCTTGTCTTGATCCGTCGTACACTCCATCTAGAAAAATTCTTTTATACCACATGTAGCCAAAGCCAAACCCGCTCTTGCTCTGCAAGTTCAAAGTACGCTAAACACAACAAATACGCATGTACATCTTGACTTTtcaagctaaaaaaaaattatacgaTAGCTGGTAGGTAGCTACGCGTACGTTAATTCCACTTGTTCCTTTTTCTAGCTACTCTGAACAAGCTGCCTGCGCAGATCACTCCACCACTTTGACTGTGTACTTGACCACATTAAAGCACTAACTAATCATGTATCATTCCCTTTGTTTGGATACTTCTTGGTTAATTTAATTCCTAGTGGCCTTGCAACAGAAAATACCTGTCATTAACTCTGAAGAACTCGAGCTATTCCTAGCTGATCTGGCTagcttctgaattctgatggACCATGGATGTTGGTGTTGCAGGTGAGGGAGGGCAGGCATGCACGATGCTGGTGAGGACGCTGCACTGGGTGGTGCCGTCCTACTCGATCTGGGGCTTgcctttcttcctcttctacTCGACTCGCTTCTCCCAGCTCTTCTACGAGAGGCCCAACCAGGGCGTCCTCAGATCTCTCCTCTGCCGCCTCATGGCTCCACTGGTAATTAATCAGCTTGTCTGTCACTGTCATCAGCAAGCATTGTTATGGATGGATCTTGATGTTTGTTGATGATGATTTGTGGGTGGGGAGCAGAAGGCGGGGGTGTCAAAGTTCATCGAGTCGTACCTGTCATGGAAGCTGCCGCTGAGCGAGTACGGGCTGAGGCCGGAGCACCCGTTCGTGGAGGACTACGCGAGCTGCCAGATGGCCATCCTGCCCGACGGCTTCTTCGACATGGCCGGCCGCGACCTGATCCGCTTCAGGCGGTCGGCCGGCGGGTGGTGCTTCTCCGAGAACGGCGTCGTCCTCGACGACGGCACCGAGGTGGAGGCCGACCTCGTCTTCCTCGCCACAGGCTTCGAGGGCAAGGACAAGCTCCGCtccgtcctccccgagccctTCCGCGGCCTCGTCGTCAACAAGTCCGCCATGATGCCCCTCTACCGGTACGTACTCTAAACCTGCATCACCACACTCGCACGCACAGCAGCGGATCAATGGCTGACGGCGAGGTCGCTCGTGCATGCAGGGGGACGATCCACCCGCTGATACCGAACATGGCGTTCGTGGGGTACGTGGAGAGCGTGTCGAACCTGCACACGTCGGAGCTCCGGTGCCGGTGGCTGGCGGGGCTGCTGGGCCGGCGGTTTCCGCTGCCGGCCGTGGAGGAGATGGTGCGGCACGTCGACGGCGAGACGGAGGCGATGCGCCGCACCACGCGCTTCTACCGCCGCCACTGCATCTCCACCTACAGCATCCACGACAGCGACGCCATGTGCGCCGACCTCGGCTCGCGCGTCCACCGCAAGCCCAACTGGCTCGCCGAGCTCTTCGCGCCATACAACAACCAGGATTACAAGGAAGAGTAGTAACCGATCCTGGCCGTCCATGTCCATCCATCCCTGCCGCCACACCGCATCTACGCcgtccaaaatttaaaaaaaacccttcaattaatatattattattaattcagcaattgttaataaaaataatttaataatattcgTTATTTGTTTATACTAGTATAAGTTAATCAAGGGTTACTGATtagttttaattaataataatcatCGAGGACTAGGTCATGTGTCATGTGAACTCGAGACTTGGAGTTCGTTCAGGTCTCAGCCGCGACCGCGAGATCTCGGTGTCAATGGGACCAGGGACCATGTAAGTTAGGTCCGTATGTACGGTCTGTACTACGATCATGTATGTGTTCATGGTCGAGGTGGTTTTTCCCTAATTTGTAATCATTCTTTTTGCATGATGTATtcaataaattcatttattgttgGAATGAAATCGTATGTGTACATGTGGATGATCAAGTTTCTCAAAAATCTATTATGGTCATACGAATTAATTTACGACTTTACGATCATGATTAAGGGGTCTGATTTTCTATTATGCTTATAGTAGGTagaatataagatttttatatatacgatTAACTTTATGTTTATGATCCTACTTCCTCCATAAATCAATATTAAAAAGATGTTTTGGTCATACCTACATATATCCATAGATCAGTATATATTTTACGTGttcagattcattagcatccatataaactTATGAATGAatagaatattttataatatgaaatagatataTTACTTAATTAGAGACCTCATATCCCAATTCAATACAACATATTTAAGAATCTTGGTGTGAATGCGATGGATatgtactctctccatcctaaaatatatgtagaGTCGAGCATAAAGATTAAGAAATATTGGTATGAATGATTAGACAAAGGTTGCTGTGAttaattgaaataaaaaagcaGATGTAGAAATAGCTTCATTTCGTCCTAGCAGTGAATGAGCTCGTAGTTTCAGAAGGCCGGCTTTAGTCAGCTGTCGGCGTCGCAACCTTTGAGGATTTTTTAGGAGTGTAGAGCGGTCTTGTCCCCTCCcttttttccccctctcctAGAgttatgttttgtttcttaGTCACGCATCTAGTTTAGTCACCCTGTTTTTATCTTCTTGGGTCTCGGCCTTAAGCACGTTAGGCCTCTAGACGTCGTGTACTAAAACTCTTTCTTGCTAATATATTGACGTGCAAATCTTTTGCACATTCGaggaaaaaaactttatttggAGTAAAGGATAGGTGGTAGAAATAGCTTAATTTTCTGACAGGTGGGAATAGTGCTACGTTGTTTGTATGTCTTGCTTAAATTTATCATGTGAACTGGGAGTATGATTAGTTCTTAGTTAAATG from Oryza brachyantha chromosome 3, ObraRS2, whole genome shotgun sequence carries:
- the LOC102705612 gene encoding probable flavin-containing monooxygenase 1 is translated as MAMQQQQHKQQERCTREKVPAVGRVAIIGGGISGLAAAKQLAGHDPVVFEATASIGGVWKHCVYRSTRLQTPRPDYEFSDMPWRNRDDPTFPTHGEIIDYLEDYADKFDLWRYIMLGAKVVGVKFLGGPAAGFTELWSGTGEPLQGKPMWEVGVSTSDSDDDVQWYKFEFVVMCTGKYGDVPRMPVFPPGKGPEVFKGQVMHSLDYCKLNEQETVELMRGKKVVVVGYKKSAIDLALECAQANQGEGGQACTMLVRTLHWVVPSYSIWGLPFFLFYSTRFSQLFYERPNQGVLRSLLCRLMAPLKAGVSKFIESYLSWKLPLSEYGLRPEHPFVEDYASCQMAILPDGFFDMAGRDLIRFRRSAGGWCFSENGVVLDDGTEVEADLVFLATGFEGKDKLRSVLPEPFRGLVVNKSAMMPLYRGTIHPLIPNMAFVGYVESVSNLHTSELRCRWLAGLLGRRFPLPAVEEMVRHVDGETEAMRRTTRFYRRHCISTYSIHDSDAMCADLGSRVHRKPNWLAELFAPYNNQDYKEE